The Montipora foliosa isolate CH-2021 chromosome 10, ASM3666993v2, whole genome shotgun sequence genomic sequence GAAaatagctcacttccggttgccgtccgcgtctcaaaaacgtgcgtgcttaagctccctaattaaaTATCTCTTTCaatttgttatcgagattcccatacaaggCTTTATAATTTCTTCGAGTCTAGGCTGTCTGTGGGATAAATTGCCCAGTAGATACTCGCAGTATTTCATTTCACTTGCCTTTTGCAACTTCTAGTTTTAGTGTTTATAAAATTCAGTAGAGATAAAAAAGACGGAATCCACCTGTCATATAATTTTTCTCTAATTAGGTGTTTCGTTGATTAACATTTAATTCGTTATTGacctttgattttatttgatttttcgcGTGATTGACAGTCGATGGCGTAATAGCTAAGTAAGTTGATCTTTCAGTTAGAATGACACATTTTAAGGAACGCGAAATAAGAGACAAAGGTCAACACCCGTTTTGTATCTTACGTTGAACATCGCTAACCTGTAGTTTTTTACTGTCCGATCTGCTGACCTGTGAATACTGAAATAAGTTTGACTGGATATCGCCACAGAAGTAAGTAGCTCTTTGTAACcgtttgaattttgagaatTATAATGCAATTTCATGAATCACTCGCATTAGGTTTCAATTCTCTCgaattttgtatctttcttATAGATCGAATAAAACAATATAAAGACTATACGATTCCGTATCCAGTCATTCATCCGATAACCATTTTCCCTTGGAACAAATTCATTCGATTTCTTTTTGTTGACACGTTGGACTGAGGGATATGGTTGATGGTTCCCACGTGCTTTGACCTGTGTGGAAAGTAGACCCGCAGCCTGATAATGGCCGAAGAAGAGTTGAAACAAGCGAAGAAAATCCGGAGGAACGCAAAAGCAGCCCTCACAAGATGTGGTAACTGGTTGAATAATGTAATTGAAGTTAAAAGACCAGGATCAGAGGTAAGAGACGCCTTAGATAAAGTCGAGAAAGCGTACAATGAGCTGGTAGTCAAGCATAAAGACTACACGAAACTCATAGATGATGATACACAGTTTGAAGAAGCGGAAAATTGGATGGAAGGATGCCAGGATTCCTTCATGACCTATGTAATGCGAGCCAAGATGTATTTTGAAAGTCTAGTTAGCCAAGAAAACCAAACTTTAGAAAGTAATGCAACCACTAAAAAAACTGCGAGTAAGGAGACAAACCCCGTCGGAATTTCAAGTATGCAATCTGGAATGGATGTGGTTTCCGGTCACACTCCTCATGATAATGAACAGAACTCTATTGTTGATGCCGGGCAGGAAAACTCAACACCACCCCTAAATAATGAAGATAATAGTGTTAATGAGATTGTACAAGTTCCAAATCTCGTTAGTGATCCCAGTACTTCAAGTTACGCCTGTGGTTTTAAGATGGAGAAgccaaaattgccaaagttCGCCGGAGACGTGAGAGAATACGCAATTTTTAAAGCAGATTTCAAACATGCAATTGAAGCCCGGTACACCAAACGAGATTCAATCACGTTTTTACGCACGTGTCTCCACGGAAAGCCGCTAGATTTAATTAAAGGGATTGGCACCGACTACGACGCCGCTTGGGAATATTTGGATTCAATTTACGGCGATCTGCGTTTCGTCTCGGACACCATAACGCAAGATATCGTTAAATTCCGCGCACTGCAAAACGGAGAAGATGCTAGATTTTGTGATCTAACACACTAAGTTAGGCGGTGTTTTAACACTCTTAAGGAAGTGGGCGTTCCCAGCGATATGGATAATAGCCACATGTTGTCCATTATTGAACAAAAAATGTGTACTGACGATCGAAAAGTGTGGTCTAGAGAACTGGAACGAGACGGAAAGAAGGCGACATTACAAGGACTCATAGACTGGATGGCAGTGGAGATGAAGTCACGCATGCGTGCAACAGCGCCATTGAGAACCAGTTCAAGCACCCGTTCAGTTAACCATTTCCTGAAAGATGACAGCAGTAAAAGCAACGCAACATGGCACAAATGTTGGATGTGTCGAAACTCAGCCCATTGGCCAGACCAATGTCAAAAGTTCGCTGCTCTCAGTGTCAACGAGCGACTCAAGATTGTCAAAGAGAATCACGTGTGCTTCGGATGCCTTAAAAGGGCCGGAAGAGAACACAGAATGGAAACTTGCTCCCGAAGACAGCGTTGCACAAAACAGGAAAACGGAAAACAATGCGAACATTATCACCATCCACTCCTACATAAAAGCAAAGCGATCAGATTAGGTGTAGCAGCTTTCGCAGCCGGTAAGGGAGCTCTTCTTCCAGTTATGTCAGCGATCATTCACGGTCAGAACGGAAttcagaaaaaggaaaacatccTCCTCGATACTGGCGCTCAAGTAAGTCTTATCCGGTCCGACATTGCGGAGTTACTTGGACTCAAAGGAAGGGACACCTCTGTAACCATAGCAAAAGTCGGTGGAGAAGAGGAAACCATAAGAACAAAGGAATACCAATTATCTGTCAGTTCTGGAGATGACCATAAGAAGTATTCGATAACTGCCATTGGAATCCCAAACATCAGTGATGACGTTGCTCCAGCTCCTATTACACAGATCACCGAACTCCTGGGACTGTCAAGCGAGAAGATCAGACGTGGAAGGGGACCGATTGATATCCTCATAGGCATTGACCATGCTAACATGCATACAGGCCAAACCAGACAAGCAGGAGAGCTTGTAGCAAGACAAACACCACTGGGATGGGTAGTGTTCGGAGGCTCGTCAGGAAACACTCAATCAGCGAGTCGTATAATGTTTGTCAAGTACGCTACACCCGTAGACTTATCTGATTTCTGGAAAACAGAGTCCATGGGGGTCGAGGTAAAACCATGCGTCTGTGAAGCAGACAAGCTGAGCCAAGTGGAAAGAGAAGAAGCCGAAGTCATCAGCAAGTCTTGTCAAAAAATTGGACAGCAGTGGATGATTCCATATCCTTGGAAAAAGGATCCGAAATCTCTTCCTGATAACAGATCGCTAGCACTGAAACGGTTAGAAGGAACCGAACGCCGCCTAAAGTCGAACTTGAATCAAGCCAAGGCATATGAGGAGCAGATGACCGAAATggtgaagatgaatttttgcagGAAGTTATCAGAAGACGAGATGAAGAATTACAAGGGCCCTGTACACTACATACCGCACCACGAAGTAATCAGACCAGAAAAGAAAAGCACGCCCGTTCGTATTGTTTTTAATTCGTCTTCCGTGTTCCAAGGTCATAAATTGAATGACTATTGGATGAAGGGTCCAGACTTGCTGAACAACCTCTTTGGCGTAGTCCTGCGTTTTCGAGAAAGAGAAGTCGCTCTGGTCGGAGATATATCGAAGATGTACCATCGCATCTTAATACCCGAACGAGACCAGCATGTTCATCGTTTCTTATGGAGAAACCTTGAAACCTCCCGCAAACCAGATGTGTATGTCAAAACTGTGCTCACCTTTGGTGATAAGCCGGCTCCAGCGATGGCACAGACAGCACTGAGGAAAACGGCAGAAGGAAGCAAGATTACCCACCCTAAGGCAGCCGAAGTCGTAACGAAAAACGCTTATATGGACGATATTTGCGATTCTGTTGACACAGTAATGgaagcaaaacagcaaactgAGGATATAGACACTGTTTTAGAGAAAGGTGGTTTCAAAGTTAAAGGTTGGATCTCCAACAAGCCCTTAAGAAGCCCGAGTCAGAATGAGAAGAGGGAAATGGCAACGATGTTTCAAGGATCAATTGAAGAGAATGTTCTGGGCATTACATGGAACAATCAGTCAGACACGTTATCGTTCAAGGTGAACTTTGAACTAATAAGCCGAATTACAGAAGCTGAACAACGACAACCCAAGATTAAGTTAACGAAGAGATTGTTATTAAGTCAGATCGCTCGGATCTACGATCCCGTTGGATTCGCCGCCGCATTTCTTATAAGGGCCAAGATCGGAATGCAAGTTCTTTGGCAAACTGGAGTCGACTGGGACGAGGAACCCCCGCCTACGATCCGTTACAAGTGGATCGAACTGTTCAAAGAGATGAAGGAGCTTAGCAAGATAACCTTTCAGAGAAGTTTGTGCTCTGCGAATGCAACCGAACCGCCAATGCTTTGCGTATTCTCAGATGCGTCACAAGATGCCTTTGGAACTTGTGCATACGTCCGCCAGAGAACAAAGGGTGACAAGTACCAGGTCAGATTGATTGCAGCGAAGTCACGAGTCGCACCCTTGAAGCAACTAAGCGTACCGCGATTGGAGCTACAGGCCGCAGTCCTCGCTTCCCGTCTAGCCAAGACTATAGAGCAGGAGTCCAGACTACAATTCAAATCCGTGAAGCTTTTCACTGATAGTTCGATAACGCTTGCTTGGCTACAAAGCCCTTCACGTAGCTTCAAACCATTTGTGTCCTCGCGTGTCGGAGAAATCCAGAGCAACACCGACCCGAGTCAGTGGAGACATATCCCCGGTGAAGTGAATGTGGCCGATGATGTTTCAAGAGGAATACGAGTGGAGGAGTTAAACGGAAGATGGAGCAATGGACCAGAGTTCTTACAACTACCTGAGGAATTTTGGCCCCAAGAAACAATGAAAGCTGTCTCAGAGGAAGAAATGGAACGTCGTCAAGTGAAAGCAGTTTGCGACGTAAAAAAGGTTGAACAAGCCATCAACCCTGAGAAATTCTCTAACTGGAGAAAATTGATACGGGTAACAGCACGTATACAAAGGCTAGCTAAGAAGATAAGTTTACGAAAGCACGCGCAAGAAGGAAGAAACGGTCCACTAACTCCTGAAGAACTAGAGAGTGCAGAGCTTTTCTGGATCAAAGCAGCTCAAAATGATTTACATCGCCGAAAGGAAAAGGGAGAGTTCAAATCACTGAGTCCGTTTCTGGATGGTAAAGGTGTAATTAGAGTTGGAGGAAGAGTGGACGAGGCCATCATCTCCTATGACGCAAAACACCCCGCCCTACTCCCAAGTAACCATTGGATCTCCTGGTTAATAACAAGGCATGCCCACCAGTACGGTCATAACGGGGTAGCAGCTACGACCGCCAGAACAAGGAGGAAGTTCTGGATTCTGAAAGGAAACAAACTAAGCAAGGCAGtgaagttcaaatgtgcattcTGTCGAGAAATGGCACACAAGGCGGAGACTCAATTAATGGCAAATTTACCCGCCCTTCGCTTAGCTCCGTATACCCCACCGTTCTACATGACCGCGTGCGACTATTTCGGGCCTTATAACGTCAAGATCTCAAGAAACAAAACCGCAAAGCATTACGGAGTTTTATTCACATGCCTAAACACACGGGCTGTCCATTTGGAAATGGCAGTGGACCTTACAACTATGGAGTTTCTTCAAGTCCTGAGAAGATTCTTGGCCATACGAGGTCGACCAGCAGTCATACTGAGTGACAACGGCTCTCAGTTTGTCGGTGCCGAGAAAGAACTACGTCAGATGGTAAGCGACATAAACGaggaagaagttaaagagttctGTGGAGAGAAGGGGATGCAGTGGAAGTTCATTACGCCAGGTGCCCCGCATCAAAATGGCTGTGCAGAAGCACTAGTTAAAACATGCAAGAGTGCCTTGAAGAAAGCTGTTGGCAGTCAGGTACTAACTCCATTGGAGCTGTACACAATTCTGCTGGAAGTGGCTAATCTGGTGAACCAGCGACCAATCGGTAGGATACCAAATGACCCGGACGACGGCAGTTACATATGCCCAAACGACATACTTCTAGGACGTGCGTCGTCAGAAATTCCACAAGGGCCTTTCAAGGGAACAAACAACCCACGCCACAGGGTGGAATTCGTGCAGAAAATCATTGATTCATTTTGGAAGCGCTGGAACAGGGATGTGTTCCCGTCACTTGTACCTAGGAAGAAATGGCAGGTGGAAAAGCGGAACGTGAGACCAGATGATATTGTAGTAGTATCAGATCCCAATGCTCTCCGGGGGAAATGGTCAATTGGAAGGGTCCTAGAAGTACACCTTGGACCTGACGGTCGAGTGCGAAATGTTGAAGTCAAGACGTCGACAGGCATGTACAGCCGACCCATAACCAAGATCGCCGTCATACACCCTGCAGAAGGTGATGACTAGCCAGAAGCTGTTAGAGATAAGGACAACGCCCTTATCGGGGCGGAGAATGTTTCGTTGATTAACATTTAATTCGTTATTGacctttgattttatttgatttttcgcGTGATTGACAGTCGATGGCGTAATAGCTAAGTAAGTTGATCTTTCAGTTAGAATGACACATTTTAAGAAACGCGAAATAAGAGACAAAGGTCAACACCCGTTTTGTATCTTACGTTGAACATCGCTAACCTGTAGTTTTTTACTGTCCAATCTGCTGACCTGTTTTGCTGACCTGTGAATACTGAAATAAGTTTGACTGGATATCGCCACAGAAGTAAGTAGCTTTTTGTAACcgtttgaattttgagaatTATAATTTCCCATGCAATTTCATGAATCACTCGCATTAGGTTTCAATTCTCTCgaattttgtatctttcttATAGATCGAATAAAACAATATAAAGACTATACGATTCCGTATCCAGTCATTCATCCGATAACCATTTTCCCTTGGAACATTAGGTTGGTAATTAGATTAGCAGAACGGCGGTGGTTGCGGAAAATTCTCTCTTGATCTCTCCCCGTTCTCCCTTCGGCTCGCTTTCGTGACTTTCGTGGGCGCTGTTACGGTGCGGAAGTGGGAACCATGAAAGCGTTCTTATCTCAGTTCTTTAAGGAACGTGGCTACCCTGACGCTGTTGTCAAGACGGCTCAACACCGTGCCGGAGTCGATCGACAGACAGTACTGCAAACGGCACAGAAGGTAGAGAACGAGACAATTCTATTCACATTTACTTTTCACCCtcacaaccctaaccctaaccctaaatccTATCGAAAGctaaaaatgggtgcttagacttaaatactgtagACCAACgccgtttaaaatgggtgtttaggctTAGCAGTAATTGTGACGCTGCTTACGAACGATagtactcacttgaaatagtatttttggggtagtccgtttgggtagtccatcggggtagcccatggactgggggtcagtgtttcaACTCTCTCCCTTCCTCGTTCTTTGAAACACTAGCCGCGGAGCCACTTTACTAATTCTGTTTCCggagtggccctgtattctgtagttgctccgAGATTTTACCTGCTTCGTTGTCATTTTGCAGTAATTTGAAGTTCTTAGAATTGAtgtttttgactgcaaggttgtGATAGCCTCCCATGCAGACGTTCTAGGGCTTCGTCTCGCGTTCCTCCCCAAGTCCTGAAAAGGAAACCGAGCCAAGTAAAAAATAAGACAgaattagtagtagtagtggtcgTAGCtagtttattaaaataattatttgcagCCCTAAAGGTGAATTACATAATCTATATGTATTTATATACAATTATAAAATACCTAAGAAAAACTACAACTACATACAGTAAATTACAAATCAAAACCAAATCAAAAGGAAACTTGGCAGCAGCGAATGACTTAAACTTTCTACTAAAATTTTGGTATTGTAACTGCTAAACCCCAACTGAGACAAGGGAAACATCATCGCTGCCCATGTTGTTAGAAGGGCTCATAAATCATCCACACGTGGACAGGATGAATGAATTCCTTGCTCAGCTGGTGCAAACAGGTGAAACTTTATATTTATGATTGTTACGTAAATTGTATCTGCTTTCATATCTTTCTGTTAAAAGCTCCCTAAGTTTGTGGTCTCCGTTATTCTCAATTGATGAAAAAAACCTTTCTACAAAGATGGTTATGGTGATAGAGATGATTTagacaagatgatttatttaactcagctcagtTTCACATAATATATAAAAGATTATAGGTAAAATTTACATAGGCAACAAAAGAGAGTGTAATAAGAGTGTAAggtgtaataacaaaatagggagcgagttgggatcatccaaatagcaaaggctaatctagtggatgacccctacaataaaatacaagtACAGacggaatttaaaatatatttttttataaaaagatGTTTCTTCATCCGCTAGGGTAGATaattaattagaataacaattaaGCATAGAGTCCTTAAGAGTTTTACGAAATATTCTAagagaatttgaattagttATACTTGTAGGCAAGAAATTCCAAAGACGAGGACCAGTAAATTTTAGGGAGCGTAAGCCATATTGAGTGGTATTAACAGAGGCTACATAAAGATTTCTATTACATGACATGACATTACGTGATCTTGTATCCCTTTAAACCCCAATCTTTCGATCCCAGTTTGATAATCGCAATCTGGCAAAATAATAGAGACAGCTCTCTTCTCTATACGTTTAAATTTGTTCTTAAGTTATAGAATAGACAGAGATCTTTTGGAGGAACTTTAGCATGTTTTAACTGAATTAATTAGGTAATACATTCTGCAATTAACTTTCTTAATAACACTATCAACATGTCATTCCTTGATAAATCACTACTTATAGTAATGGCCCTGTAATACCCAATATCTTAGCTGATTTACAACTTCTAATTCCTTAATTCCCATCTAAAATGGATCAAATAAGGGTAGTTGTGTAGAGAAGCTAATTCTAAATTTTTTGCACTTGTCTGCAGAGTCCAACTGGACTCTGTTCTTGGATGTCCTACTAGTAAAATTATCAACTTTATCCTGTGCATTGCTGTTACAACCCTTGAGAACAATTTCAGATGCAGTTGTATCAATTCTACAAACTTCCAATAGAAGGGTACACCATGACTTAAATCATTTATCATCAGAGCAAAGAGCCAGGGACCTAATTTCATGCCCAGGGGGACCCCTGATGGAACTGCGGTCCCCAGTCTGAAAAACAATCATTTGCTAACTTAAACTTAATATGCTGCATCCTATTACTTAGGAGATCAATCACCCAATTAATTAGCCAGATTTGTCAAGTTTCTTGAACTTATTGTTCATTAATTGACCAGTTTTGCTTGAGGATGTCTcctgtacatgtaatttgctAATATCATAacttagtttttgttttcagtaaaaataaaattaatgtttgtaACAACAGAAGGAGGGATAAAATACTTGGAAACAATGGAAGGTGGTCAGCCAAATTATTTTGCAAAAGCAAACCAAGATGGTCGATTCATCTACAAGCATACACAAATCATGGTGCCATATGCTTGTTCGTTAATTAAAAAGACTGATAATCCTTGAAAAAGGACTCTATGTTTTAAACTGGATTCCTTTTGGATTTTGGTGGCCATGTTACAATTTGGTTATCTTGCATCTTATCTATGAGGATCAATATTGTCACTGAATATAATACATCTTTAATTAAACATAActtattaaccctttaagccccgaggggttccccattgacgagtaaaatcgtctggcgttagacagagtaaaatctataagtgccatttggcactatcggggctgaaagggttaaaatacTATAATTACTTTTTTCTACTTTCAGAGTTACTGGGACCAATTTTTAAAGTTAGATGAAGTCttaattttaactttattttcaaTCACTCAACTtagtttattcaagtgtcaatATAATATTTTGCTTGTACTAACAAGCTATTAATATGAGCTGATTAGGGAGACCGAAAACTAGTCAAATCTAATATTGTAACAGTAATATATAATAGAGTGAGAAAAGGCTAGATATATATGGTAGAATATTAGAAGTTACATCTACCAAGTAACCAACAACATCACTATTGATGTAATTTGCTGTAAGCTAG encodes the following:
- the LOC137972428 gene encoding uncharacterized protein — encoded protein: MDNSHMLSIIEQKMCTDDRKVWSRELERDGKKATLQGLIDWMAVEMKSRMRATAPLRTSSSTRSVNHFLKDDSSKSNATWHKCWMCRNSAHWPDQCQKFAALSVNERLKIVKENHVCFGCLKRAGREHRMETCSRRQRCTKQENGKQCEHYHHPLLHKSKAIRLGVAAFAAGKGALLPVMSAIIHGQNGIQKKENILLDTGAQVSLIRSDIAELLGLKGRDTSVTIAKVGGEEETIRTKEYQLSVSSGDDHKKYSITAIGIPNISDDVAPAPITQITELLGLSSEKIRRGRGPIDILIGIDHANMHTGQTRQAGELVARQTPLGWVVFGGSSGNTQSASRIMFVKYATPVDLSDFWKTESMGVEVKPCVCEADKLSQVEREEAEVISKSCQKIGQQWMIPYPWKKDPKSLPDNRSLALKRLEGTERRLKSNLNQAKAYEEQMTEMVKMNFCRKLSEDEMKNYKGPVHYIPHHEVIRPEKKSTPVRIVFNSSSVFQGHKLNDYWMKGPDLLNNLFGVVLRFREREVALVGDISKMYHRILIPERDQHVHRFLWRNLETSRKPDVYVKTVLTFGDKPAPAMAQTALRKTAEGSKITHPKAAEVVTKNAYMDDICDSVDTVMEAKQQTEDIDTVLEKGGFKVKGWISNKPLRSPSQNEKREMATMFQGSIEENVLGITWNNQSDTLSFKVNFELISRITEAEQRQPKIKLTKRLLLSQIARIYDPVGFAAAFLIRAKIGMQVLWQTGVDWDEEPPPTIRYKWIELFKEMKELSKITFQRSLCSANATEPPMLCVFSDASQDAFGTCAYVRQRTKGDKYQVRLIAAKSRVAPLKQLSVPRLELQAAVLASRLAKTIEQESRLQFKSVKLFTDSSITLAWLQSPSRSFKPFVSSRVGEIQSNTDPSQWRHIPGEVNVADDVSRGIRVEELNGRWSNGPEFLQLPEEFWPQETMKAVSEEEMERRQVKAVCDVKKVEQAINPEKFSNWRKLIRVTARIQRLAKKISLRKHAQEGRNGPLTPEELESAELFWIKAAQNDLHRRKEKGEFKSLSPFLDGKGVIRVGGRVDEAIISYDAKHPALLPSNHWISWLITRHAHQYGHNGVAATTARTRRKFWILKGNKLSKAVKFKCAFCREMAHKAETQLMANLPALRLAPYTPPFYMTACDYFGPYNVKISRNKTAKHYGVLFTCLNTRAVHLEMAVDLTTMEFLQVLRRFLAIRGRPAVILSDNGSQFVGAEKELRQMVSDINEEEVKEFCGEKGMQWKFITPGAPHQNGCAEALVKTCKSALKKAVGSQVLTPLELYTILLEVANLVNQRPIGRIPNDPDDGSYICPNDILLGRASSEIPQGPFKGTNNPRHRVEFVQKIIDSFWKRWNRDVFPSLVPRKKWQVEKRNVRPDDIVVVSDPNALRGKWSIGRVLEVHLGPDGRVRNVEVKTSTGMYSRPITKIAVIHPAEGDD